One Sphingobacteriales bacterium DNA segment encodes these proteins:
- a CDS encoding response regulator translates to MNENNYKIFLIDDDIKTLIMLKSQIENSVNLPITVNVFAYGENSLDRVTENPDIVVLDYFLDGIQENAKTGLDILKQIKAISPDTAVIMLSGQEDMETALETIRNGAYDYIIKSENSNNRLMFTITKLLLEKQAQQAQ, encoded by the coding sequence ATGAACGAGAATAATTACAAAATCTTTTTAATTGATGATGATATTAAAACCCTCATCATGTTAAAAAGCCAAATTGAGAACAGCGTTAACCTGCCCATTACAGTAAACGTATTTGCTTATGGCGAAAATAGCCTCGATAGAGTAACCGAAAACCCCGATATTGTTGTTTTAGATTACTTTTTGGATGGCATTCAAGAAAATGCTAAAACCGGATTAGATATTTTAAAACAAATTAAAGCCATTAGCCCCGATACAGCCGTTATTATGCTGTCGGGGCAAGAAGATATGGAAACAGCTTTGGAAACTATCCGGAATGGTGCCTACGATTACATCATAAAAAGTGAAAACTCAAATAATCGTTTGATGTTTACCATAACCAAACTTTTACTTGAAAAACAAGCCCAACAAGCGCAATAA
- a CDS encoding PAS domain S-box protein: MPTYTNIKKLEEEKLLLQEEIELLRSQVEAINGDLRESELRFSQLYEATLEGITIYIDNKIVLFNKAMCNLFGYTEAELIDSYIESLFHAKSFHEAMQQLGQKNTEAFECSCVRKNGKVFPALVHGKFVLHKGVEAKVLVFKDLTRSKEVEQELNQSEQLYQKLFEESRDAIYISGVDGELLQVNDATIQLFGYAPDEIPNLKAWDLYASVEDRLGFMRAMEEFGSVSNYEVKLIKRDGTIMDCLLSSSTRRNANQEVIGYQGIIRDITERNRNRELVKAKEVAEQSASLKARFLANMSHEIRTPMNAVVGMTNLLLTTEIDPEQEKYVKGIQAASEHLLVLINDILDFSKIEAGKLQLDMVDFNLQELLENVLETFKFKAKEKNLTLKLVMMEDTHALPPILVGDPTRITQIVINLVSNAIKFTNEGSIEVKVGLFAEDIKNATLSITVSDTGIGIPEEKLEHIFHSFEQVSQNTTRLFGGTGLGLAITKKLVQIHGGSISVRSEIGKGSSFVCSIKVGKGHGRTKSSAFIRPDKGLAQLDNIRILLVEDNELNQVVAVETIKKWGKDIQINVANHGREAIDILSKDPDYDLVLMDVQMPEMNGYDATRHIRKVLKLTQLPILAMTAYATTGEAEKTIMSGMNDYISKPFDPVKLHRKISKLALQNGQPNEQTQASNDIEPETPTSAPDHITNFSFLNEATSNDNSLKIKMLEIMLRETPDEIALMEQYCNDQNWERLGKIAHKFKSTITYLGLNNIKEVCKTIQFNAEHKTDLQLLPAMVEQVKNIAQLACNEIKAELAKLY, translated from the coding sequence ATGCCTACTTATACAAATATCAAAAAACTTGAAGAAGAAAAACTGCTTTTACAAGAAGAGATAGAGCTTTTGCGCTCGCAGGTTGAGGCAATTAATGGCGATTTACGAGAGAGCGAGTTGCGTTTTTCGCAGTTGTACGAAGCAACTTTAGAAGGTATTACAATTTATATTGACAACAAAATTGTGTTGTTTAATAAGGCGATGTGCAATTTGTTTGGTTATACCGAAGCCGAACTTATTGATAGTTATATTGAAAGTTTATTTCATGCCAAAAGTTTTCATGAGGCTATGCAGCAGCTTGGGCAAAAAAATACTGAAGCCTTTGAATGCTCGTGTGTGCGCAAAAACGGAAAAGTTTTCCCTGCGCTTGTTCATGGCAAATTTGTACTGCATAAAGGGGTCGAGGCCAAAGTATTGGTGTTTAAAGATTTAACAAGAAGCAAAGAAGTTGAGCAAGAGCTAAATCAAAGTGAGCAGTTGTATCAAAAACTGTTTGAGGAGTCGCGCGATGCAATTTATATCTCGGGTGTTGATGGCGAGTTATTGCAAGTAAATGATGCTACCATTCAGCTATTTGGTTACGCCCCCGACGAAATACCAAATCTTAAAGCCTGGGATTTGTATGCCAGCGTTGAAGACCGTTTAGGATTTATGCGGGCTATGGAAGAATTTGGCTCGGTTAGTAATTACGAAGTAAAATTAATAAAGCGCGATGGCACCATTATGGATTGTTTGCTGTCGAGCAGTACCCGCCGCAATGCCAACCAAGAGGTAATTGGCTACCAAGGCATAATACGCGATATTACCGAGCGCAACCGCAACCGCGAGCTTGTAAAAGCGAAAGAAGTAGCCGAGCAGTCGGCATCATTGAAAGCCCGTTTTTTGGCCAATATGAGCCACGAAATACGGACCCCGATGAACGCTGTTGTAGGTATGACGAATTTACTTTTAACTACCGAAATTGACCCCGAACAAGAAAAATACGTAAAAGGTATTCAGGCGGCATCAGAGCATTTATTGGTTTTAATTAATGATATATTAGATTTTTCAAAAATTGAGGCTGGCAAACTGCAACTGGATATGGTTGATTTTAATTTGCAGGAGCTATTAGAGAATGTGCTGGAAACTTTTAAATTTAAAGCAAAAGAAAAAAATTTAACTTTAAAATTGGTGATGATGGAGGATACACACGCCTTGCCGCCAATTTTGGTTGGTGACCCCACCCGGATAACTCAAATTGTAATAAATTTAGTGTCGAACGCGATAAAATTTACCAACGAAGGCAGTATAGAAGTTAAAGTGGGCTTGTTTGCCGAAGATATTAAAAATGCCACCCTTTCTATAACAGTATCTGATACGGGCATAGGTATTCCGGAAGAAAAATTAGAACATATTTTCCATTCGTTTGAACAGGTCAGCCAAAACACAACCCGCTTGTTTGGCGGCACCGGATTAGGCTTGGCCATCACCAAAAAATTGGTTCAAATACATGGCGGCTCTATATCTGTGCGAAGCGAAATTGGCAAAGGCTCGTCGTTTGTGTGTTCTATTAAAGTGGGCAAAGGGCATGGGCGAACCAAAAGTTCGGCATTTATCAGACCCGATAAAGGTTTGGCACAATTAGACAATATCCGGATTTTGCTGGTTGAAGACAACGAATTAAATCAAGTTGTTGCCGTAGAAACTATTAAAAAATGGGGGAAAGACATACAAATTAATGTGGCCAATCATGGCCGCGAAGCCATTGATATCTTATCTAAAGATCCGGATTATGATTTGGTACTAATGGATGTGCAAATGCCCGAAATGAATGGCTACGATGCTACCCGACATATCAGAAAAGTACTGAAATTAACCCAATTGCCCATTTTGGCCATGACTGCCTATGCAACTACCGGAGAAGCTGAAAAAACTATCATGTCGGGTATGAACGATTATATTAGCAAACCTTTTGATCCGGTAAAACTGCACCGGAAAATTAGCAAATTAGCACTCCAAAACGGGCAACCTAACGAACAAACACAAGCAAGTAACGATATAGAACCCGAAACGCCAACCTCGGCCCCCGACCATATAACCAATTTTAGCTTTCTAAACGAAGCAACGAGTAATGATAATAGCCTTAAAATAAAGATGTTGGAAATTATGCTCCGAGAAACCCCCGATGAAATAGCCTTAATGGAACAATATTGCAATGACCAAAACTGGGAAAGATTAGGCAAAATAGCCCATAAATTCAAATCGACTATTACTTATTTAGGTTTAAACAACATTAAAGAAGTGTGCAAAACAATTCAATTTAATGCCGAACACAAAACTGATTTACAATTACTACCCGCAATGGTAGAACAGGTTAAAAATATTGCGCAATTAGCTTGTAACGAAATAAAAGCTGAATTGGCCAAACTGTATTAA
- the xseA gene encoding exodeoxyribonuclease VII large subunit, producing the protein MSTILPRSELSLSGLSELIKQQFQPLAAQSFWVLAEISELKSATSGHLYLDLVEQQNGQILARMPAVIWAGTGQSLRVRWGSDLTHLLKKGNKLLLQGSLDYHSVYGFKFIVTGLDPSATLGDLELKRQAIIEQLTNEGLIGLNALQELPVVLQRLAIVSSPTAAGLGDFLHHLANNPYNYAVKTQLFAAAMQGDAAEPEVCAALNQIAQQAHLFDAVIIIRGGGSKLDLACFNSYLIGQTIANHPLPILTGIGHQQDDTIADLVAHTALKTPTAVAEMVLNSFLWFEGAIKQLGLNVQQFANQLLQKSATELLQLKQLLQQNTALNLNQQAQILQNNKQKLTVYTKYFLNTQSQYLAKLMAITNAYNVEKLLSRGFSITRCNGKLITDNEQVTKGQIIETVLHSGKLRSKVE; encoded by the coding sequence ATGAGTACCATTTTGCCGCGCAGCGAACTAAGTTTATCCGGATTAAGTGAGCTAATTAAGCAACAGTTTCAGCCTTTAGCAGCACAAAGTTTTTGGGTTTTAGCCGAAATTTCAGAGCTAAAATCGGCAACATCAGGGCATTTATACCTCGATTTGGTTGAGCAGCAAAATGGGCAAATTTTAGCCCGGATGCCTGCCGTTATTTGGGCGGGCACGGGGCAGTCTTTGCGTGTGCGTTGGGGCAGCGACCTAACCCATTTGCTAAAAAAAGGCAACAAATTATTATTGCAAGGCAGCCTCGACTACCACTCCGTTTATGGTTTTAAATTTATTGTAACAGGCTTAGACCCTTCGGCTACCCTTGGCGATTTAGAACTAAAACGGCAGGCAATTATTGAACAACTAACCAACGAAGGATTAATTGGCCTCAATGCCCTACAAGAGCTTCCGGTAGTTTTACAACGTTTGGCCATTGTCTCGTCTCCTACAGCAGCAGGTTTGGGCGATTTTTTGCATCATTTAGCCAACAATCCATATAATTATGCTGTTAAAACCCAATTATTTGCCGCCGCCATGCAAGGCGATGCTGCCGAACCCGAAGTTTGCGCTGCGTTAAATCAAATTGCCCAACAAGCCCATCTTTTTGATGCCGTTATTATAATACGCGGTGGCGGCAGCAAATTAGACTTAGCCTGCTTTAACAGCTACTTAATAGGCCAAACAATAGCCAACCACCCACTGCCCATACTTACCGGCATTGGGCATCAACAAGACGACACTATTGCAGATTTAGTGGCACACACAGCTTTAAAAACGCCAACCGCAGTGGCCGAAATGGTGCTGAATTCATTTTTATGGTTCGAAGGGGCAATAAAACAATTAGGTTTGAACGTACAACAATTTGCCAACCAATTGCTACAAAAATCGGCAACTGAATTGTTACAATTAAAACAATTATTACAACAAAATACTGCTCTTAATTTAAACCAACAAGCACAAATATTGCAAAACAACAAGCAAAAACTAACTGTTTATACTAAGTATTTTTTAAACACCCAAAGCCAGTATTTAGCAAAACTTATGGCTATTACCAACGCCTATAACGTAGAAAAACTACTTAGCCGCGGCTTTAGTATTACGCGATGCAATGGCAAATTAATTACTGATAATGAGCAAGTTACAAAAGGGCAAATAATTGAAACAGTATTGCACAGTGGCAAATTAAGGTCAAAAGTTGAATAA
- the meaB gene encoding methylmalonyl Co-A mutase-associated GTPase MeaB, with product MLPTTIANLLQLVQLGQIKALARAISLVENNAEGSNLLLQSLHFEKYTPVIGITGPPGAGKSTLSSALTALCVANNKKVAIVAVDPTSPFNYGALLGDRIRFSQWFNHPNVYIRSVATRGSLGGLSEKIIEIIDVIKQAPFDYIFVETVGVGQSEVEIAGLADTTVVVFIPEAGDEIQTMKAGIMEIADIFVVNKADRPQADLFALNLKKLVHERPYSGWKIPVLKTVATANTGIAEVLEQIENHTLSGTQNPKRLHLLTQKALHLIQQFRMSDVNTVLLQQKINHAITENPAFNLYAFLSKNGYMK from the coding sequence ATGCTACCAACAACCATTGCCAATTTATTACAATTAGTACAATTGGGGCAAATTAAGGCTTTGGCAAGGGCAATTTCATTAGTCGAAAATAATGCCGAAGGCAGCAATTTGTTGCTTCAATCGCTGCATTTTGAAAAATACACACCTGTTATTGGTATAACCGGTCCACCCGGGGCGGGTAAAAGCACCTTGAGCAGTGCCCTTACTGCCTTATGTGTGGCAAATAATAAAAAGGTTGCTATTGTTGCCGTTGATCCAACTTCGCCGTTTAACTACGGTGCCTTATTGGGCGACCGCATTCGGTTTAGCCAATGGTTTAACCACCCAAACGTATATATACGCTCGGTGGCTACACGCGGCTCGTTAGGTGGCCTGTCCGAAAAAATTATTGAAATCATTGATGTTATAAAACAAGCTCCTTTTGACTATATTTTTGTAGAGACAGTTGGCGTTGGTCAGTCGGAGGTTGAAATTGCAGGTTTGGCCGATACTACTGTGGTTGTTTTTATTCCGGAGGCGGGCGATGAAATTCAAACCATGAAGGCCGGAATCATGGAAATAGCCGATATTTTTGTCGTAAATAAAGCCGACCGCCCGCAAGCCGATTTGTTTGCCCTTAACTTAAAGAAATTAGTACACGAGCGGCCATATTCCGGATGGAAAATACCTGTGCTTAAAACAGTAGCAACAGCAAATACTGGTATTGCCGAGGTTTTAGAGCAAATAGAAAATCATACCCTTTCGGGCACGCAAAACCCAAAGCGGTTACATCTGCTAACTCAAAAGGCCCTGCATTTAATTCAGCAATTCCGCATGAGCGATGTCAATACCGTACTTTTACAACAAAAGATTAACCATGCTATAACAGAGAATCCGGCGTTTAACCTTTACGCATTTTTAAGCAAAAATGGCTATATGAAATAG
- the dnaN gene encoding DNA polymerase III subunit beta, which produces MTRFVVSATNLLKTLQTVSGAIGTNATLPILEDFLLETSGDLLTISASDLDTSIVRSIEIQGSPGNNSVAIPSRILLDTLKTLPEQPITFAIDADLNQIELIWQNGYSKIATEPARDFPRIPEVTNEKNGFSIQSSILHNAINRTLFAVGNDDLRPAMNGVLTAINSEGIVFVATDAQKLVKFTHNEVTSAEHVQFILPKKALNLLKTALPVNEDIAVAIKYDATNAHFLFNDTHIVCRLIDARYPDYEMVIPRNNDKKLVVNRKDLQNALRRLSLFSSKSTYQVVFKISADILNLTAQDLDFSNEAHENIPCQFDGTEDISIAFNARFLLDMLNNIETEEVLFDFYSPIRAILMLPTANQPNEDLLMLVMPIIISYSS; this is translated from the coding sequence ATGACTCGTTTTGTTGTATCGGCTACTAATTTACTTAAAACCTTGCAAACTGTAAGCGGGGCAATAGGTACGAACGCTACTTTACCCATTTTAGAAGACTTTTTACTTGAAACATCAGGTGATTTGTTGACCATTTCCGCTTCAGACTTAGATACATCAATTGTACGAAGCATTGAAATACAGGGGTCCCCGGGCAATAACAGCGTTGCAATTCCTTCGCGTATTTTGTTGGATACACTTAAAACACTGCCCGAGCAACCCATTACGTTTGCCATTGACGCAGACCTGAATCAGATAGAACTAATTTGGCAAAACGGCTATTCTAAAATTGCCACTGAACCAGCCCGCGATTTCCCTCGCATTCCTGAAGTAACCAACGAAAAAAATGGCTTTTCTATACAAAGCAGTATTTTACACAATGCAATTAACCGTACCTTGTTTGCGGTTGGTAACGACGATTTGCGCCCCGCCATGAACGGCGTTTTAACGGCTATAAACAGCGAAGGTATTGTTTTTGTGGCAACCGATGCTCAAAAATTAGTTAAGTTTACCCATAACGAAGTTACCAGTGCCGAGCATGTTCAATTTATATTGCCCAAAAAAGCCTTAAATTTATTAAAAACTGCATTGCCTGTAAACGAAGACATAGCTGTTGCTATTAAATACGATGCCACTAATGCCCATTTTTTATTTAACGACACACATATTGTTTGCCGGTTAATTGATGCGCGCTATCCAGATTACGAGATGGTAATTCCACGCAATAACGATAAAAAACTTGTTGTAAACCGCAAAGATTTGCAAAATGCGTTGCGTCGTCTTTCCCTTTTTTCAAGTAAAAGTACTTATCAGGTGGTCTTTAAAATTTCTGCTGATATATTAAACTTAACAGCCCAAGACCTCGATTTTTCAAACGAAGCACACGAAAATATCCCTTGCCAGTTTGACGGCACTGAAGATATAAGCATAGCGTTTAATGCCAGGTTTTTACTTGACATGTTAAATAATATTGAAACCGAAGAGGTGCTATTTGACTTTTATTCACCTATCCGCGCCATTTTAATGTTGCCAACAGCCAACCAACCCAACGAAGATTTATTGATGCTGGTTATGCCAATTATAATAAGCTATAGCTCGTAG